Part of the Bacillus sp. N1-1 genome, GCCCTAATTGCGGCGAATACAAACTTTCTCACCGTGTTTGTAAAGAGTGTGGAAATTACAAAGGTGAAAACGTAGTAAGCAAGTAATCTTGTGAAACAGAGAGAGAAATCTCTCTGTTTTTTTACGTGTTAAATTATTTGATTTTTCTAAAAAGGGAGAGGGCGAGATGAAAAGTGTGATCGTTGAACATCGTAATCGAGCAGCAATCTTAACCATTCATCGACCTGAGCAAAGAAATGCGATTAATGGCGTGGTAATGGATCAATTAATGCACGCGATTGAAAAAGCTGAAGCAAACGAAAGCGTAAGTTATATTGTGCTCACAGGTAGCGGAGAGAAAGTTTTTTGTAGCGGCGGGGATTTGAAGGCATTTCAAGGGCTTAAGACAGCTGAACAGGCTTATCCCATGCTTCGCAAAATGGGTGATGTTCTTGATCGCTTGTTTTTCTGTAAGAAACCGACCGTTGCGCTTTTGAATGGTCATGCAGTTGGAGGCGGGTTGGAACTTGCAATGGCATGCGATTATCGGGTTGCTAAAAAGAACACGCAGGTAGGATTTATACAGGGATCGATCGGGTTAACGACTGGCTGGGGCGGATCTACTTATGCCTTAACGAGAATGAATTCTACTGAAGCTTTAAAGATGCTTATGAGCGCTGATCGCTATTCGAGTGAAGAAGCTCTTTTAAGCGGTTGTCTTACATATATTGCGAATGATCATCCATGGGAAGAGGATGCTTATCGCTACATAGAAAACCTTTTAAAACGGTCTCCACTAATTC contains:
- the rpmF gene encoding 50S ribosomal protein L32; the protein is MAVPARRTSKTRKNKRRTHYKLEVPGMVKCPNCGEYKLSHRVCKECGNYKGENVVSK
- a CDS encoding enoyl-CoA hydratase/isomerase family protein produces the protein MKSVIVEHRNRAAILTIHRPEQRNAINGVVMDQLMHAIEKAEANESVSYIVLTGSGEKVFCSGGDLKAFQGLKTAEQAYPMLRKMGDVLDRLFFCKKPTVALLNGHAVGGGLELAMACDYRVAKKNTQVGFIQGSIGLTTGWGGSTYALTRMNSTEALKMLMSADRYSSEEALLSGCLTYIANDHPWEEDAYRYIENLLKRSPLILSTYKTYWLNSLDPHFIRHRVEEEIRSCARLWDTDEHHQAVKAFLDKN